The genomic segment TCCCTATTCGTTATTCAGAATGTCTTGATTTTCATCACAGAACCCGGAAGTTCCTTCACCACCAGAACGCTTTGCGCCCCATCACAAGAATCAGTTAAGTAGGTTGAAAACTTGGAGAGGCAAAACGGTTGGCCGAGTTGAATGGCAATTGATTCTCCGCTCCCGTTATGATACAAAAAAACCTTATGAATGGTGTTCTGAACTTGTTGTTGCAATCATTATGAATCTTGAATCCAATCCAGTACAGGAGCCCTGCCCATGGAAAACCAACTTCAGCCTCAGCTGGATGAACAGCAGTGTGAGGAGTTCCGGTGCATTCTTCAAGAGAAGGCACACCGCCCCGGAGTGTTGATCGCCCTGCTGCAAGAGGCCCAGGATCTTTTCGGTTACATCCCTGAAACCATTATCGCTGAGATCGCCGCGGCAACCGGGGTACCCTCGGCCAATATCTATGGTGTGATCACCTTTTATTCTCAATTCCGTCTGCAGCCCATGGGGCGGAACGTGATCCGTATCTGTGAAGGGACCGCATGCCACGTCAACGGCGCCAAGGGAATTCTTCAAGCCATTGAAGACGAGTTGAGCATCAGTGTAGGGGAAACAACCGGGGACGGAGAATTCACGCTTTTGTCCGTGGCTTGCCTGGGGTGTTGTTCCCTTTCACCGGTGATCATGATCAACAGCGAAACCTTTGGCCGCCTGACTCCACAGAAGGTGCGGGATATTCTGAAGAAACAGCGGCAGCAAACGGCCTGAGGGAGGATCACCATGAAACAGATCAAGGTTGGGTTGGCGACTTGCGGAGTTTCGGCCGGCGGCGAAGCGGTTTTTTCGGCCCTGCGGGAGCGGTTGGAAGCCACCAAGGCCGATGCGAAGCTCCTGGAAACCGGTTGCGTCGGCATGTGTTACAACGAGGTTCTGGTTGAGGTTATTGACGGTGACATCCACCACCTGTACAGTCAGGTCACGCCGGAACGGGTGGAACGGATCGTAGACGAGGATGTGGTCGGCGGCAAGGCCGTTGATGAGTGGCTGGTTTCCGGCCCGGGCGTGGATCGCGAAGCGGCCTTTTTCTCTAAGCAGAAGCGAATCGTATTGAGTAATTGCGGCATCATCGATCCGGGTTCCATTGACGACTACATCGACCGGGATGGCTACCAGGCGGTCCGCAAAGCAATTTCCGGCATGACGCCGGAAGAGGTCATTGAAATGATTCAATCTTCCGGCCTGCGGGGCCGCGGCGGCGGTGGATTTTCCACCGGGCTGAAGTGGAAATTCGCGCGCATGGCCAAAGGTGATCAGAAATACGTTATCTGTAACGCCGACGAAGGGGATCCCGGCGCTTTCATGGACCGCTCCGTGCTTGAGGGTGATCCGCACGCGGTGCTTGAGGGCATGATGGTGGCGGCATACGCCATCGGGGCGGATGAAGGCTATATTTACGTGCGCGCCGAATATCCCAAGGCCATCCAGCGCCTGCGTCGGGCCATTGCTCAATGTGAGGAGCGGGGATTCCTGGG from the Candidatus Aminicenantes bacterium genome contains:
- the nuoE gene encoding NADH-quinone oxidoreductase subunit NuoE, producing MENQLQPQLDEQQCEEFRCILQEKAHRPGVLIALLQEAQDLFGYIPETIIAEIAAATGVPSANIYGVITFYSQFRLQPMGRNVIRICEGTACHVNGAKGILQAIEDELSISVGETTGDGEFTLLSVACLGCCSLSPVIMINSETFGRLTPQKVRDILKKQRQQTA